In the Diprion similis isolate iyDipSimi1 chromosome 2, iyDipSimi1.1, whole genome shotgun sequence genome, one interval contains:
- the LOC124416455 gene encoding guanylate kinase-like isoform X5 — MKFIVSIGPAVNQFIKGFCTMVQKGLRPLTICGPSGSGKSTLLKRLLEEYPDIFGFSVSHTTRSPRPGEEPGKHYYFTTKEQMQRDIDDGKFIESAIFSNNIYGTSKRAVEDVRRAGKVCVLDIDTQGVKQIRQTSLDPLLVFVKPPSIEELERRLRQRNTETEESLQRRLITAKSEMEFGAQPGYFHIIIENDNVEKAYEQLREFVIGEINSQRQAEA, encoded by the exons ATGAAATTCATCGTTTCGATTGGCCCAGCTGTTAACCAGTTCATCAAAG GGTTTTGCACAATGGTTCAAAAAGGACTGCGGCCTTTAACTATCTGCGGACCTTCGGGTTCAGGGAAAAGTACATTGCTGAAACGTCTTTTGGAGGAATATCCTGACATATTTGGATTCTCCGTCTCACATACAACAAGAAGTCCTCGACCAGGCGAAGAGCCTGGTAAGCACTATTACTTCACCACTAAGGAACAAATGCAGCGAGATATTGATGACGGTAAATTTATTGAAAGCGCCATATTCAGCAACAACATATATGGAACTAG TAAACGTGCTGTCGAGGATGTTAGACGTGCTGGAAAAGTATGCGTACTGGATATCGACACCCAGGGAGTGAAACAAATACGACAAACTTCGCTTGATCCACTCCTTGTCTTTGTCAAACCTCCATCAATTGAAGAATTGGAACGCAGATTGAGACAGCGCAACACAGAAACGGAAGAATCATTGCAGCGAAGGTTAATCACAGCCAAATCTGAAATGGAATTTG GTGCCCAGCCAGGCTACTTccatataattattgaaaacgaCAATGTCGAAAAGGCCTACGAGCAGCTGCGTGAATTCGTAATTGGCGAAATTAACAGCCAACGTCAAGCAG AGGCCTAA
- the LOC124416455 gene encoding guanylate kinase-like isoform X4, translating to MVQKGLRPLTICGPSGSGKSTLLKRLLEEYPDIFGFSVSHTTRSPRPGEEPGKHYYFTTKEQMQRDIDDGKFIESAIFSNNIYGTSKRAVEDVRRAGKVCVLDIDTQGVKQIRQTSLDPLLVFVKPPSIEELERRLRQRNTETEESLQRRLITAKSEMEFGAQPGYFHIIIENDNVEKAYEQLREFVIGEINSQRQAGALATYLLSMKASDDEDCSTRETEESKFVPSIMFVKSNSKGNL from the exons ATGGTTCAAAAAGGACTGCGGCCTTTAACTATCTGCGGACCTTCGGGTTCAGGGAAAAGTACATTGCTGAAACGTCTTTTGGAGGAATATCCTGACATATTTGGATTCTCCGTCTCACATACAACAAGAAGTCCTCGACCAGGCGAAGAGCCTGGTAAGCACTATTACTTCACCACTAAGGAACAAATGCAGCGAGATATTGATGACGGTAAATTTATTGAAAGCGCCATATTCAGCAACAACATATATGGAACTAG TAAACGTGCTGTCGAGGATGTTAGACGTGCTGGAAAAGTATGCGTACTGGATATCGACACCCAGGGAGTGAAACAAATACGACAAACTTCGCTTGATCCACTCCTTGTCTTTGTCAAACCTCCATCAATTGAAGAATTGGAACGCAGATTGAGACAGCGCAACACAGAAACGGAAGAATCATTGCAGCGAAGGTTAATCACAGCCAAATCTGAAATGGAATTTG GTGCCCAGCCAGGCTACTTccatataattattgaaaacgaCAATGTCGAAAAGGCCTACGAGCAGCTGCGTGAATTCGTAATTGGCGAAATTAACAGCCAACGTCAAGCAG GTGCTCTAGCGACGTATTTGCTGTCCATGAAGGCTTCGGACGATGAGGACTGCTCCACCAGAGAAACTGAGGAATCTAAATTTGTTCCGAGTATTATGTTTGTGAAAAGTAACTCTAAAGGAAATTTATGA
- the LOC124416457 gene encoding gamma-interferon-inducible lysosomal thiol reductase-like: MGLGSFRYRLIILLCTALVLYQSAKYWPSLQFSDDPLQSSAAKSLVAQELVEGIEIVEPPKTDVQKVLVSVYYEALCPDSRFFVIKQLSPTFQKIQENMQIELIPYGKAKTMETPTGYEFTCQHGPLECQANIIHACVIDLVNDQSIQLDYISCMIQDNMEPERVMHQCAAKVNLDVTPIEKCYKGTKGKELLAKFGEMTDDLSPKVTFIPTITLDKDPSHQPDILKNLLKAVCSRLNSPPAGCA; encoded by the exons ATGGGACTCGGAAGCTTTCGATACCGTCTAATAATATTACTCTGCACTGCTCTCGTTTTGTACCAGTCAGCTAAGTATTGGCCTTCTCTCCAATTCAGCGATGATCCTCTCCAG TCTTCTGCAGCAAAATCACTGGTGGCCCAAGAGCTAGTCGAAGGAATAGAGATAGTCGAACCGCCAAAGACCGATGTTCAAAAGGTGCTGGTCTCCGTGTATTACGAAGCCCTTTGTCCAGATTCCCGATTTTTCGTAATCAAACAGCTATCGCCAACGTTTCAAAAGATACAAGAGAACATGCAGATAGAACTCATACCATATGGCAAAGCCAAG ACGATGGAAACTCCCACTGGGTACGAATTTACGTGCCAACACGGGCCACTTGAGTGTCAggcaaatattatacatgccTGTGTTATTGATCTAGTCAATGATCAGTCAATACAACTCGATTATATTTCTTGCATGATCCAAGACAATATGGAGCCTGAGCGAGTTATGCATCAATGTGCTGCCAAGGTTAATCTAGATGTCACACCGATAGAGAAATGTTATAAGGGGACAAAAGGAAAAGAGCTATTGGCCAAGTTTGGAGAAATGACAGATGACTTGTCTCCCAAAGTTACGTTCATACCTACCATTACCCTCGACAAG GACCCAAGTCATCAGCCAGACATTCTAAAAAATCTGCTTAAAGCAGTATGTTCGCGATTGAACAGTCCACCTGCAGGGTGTGCATAG
- the LOC124416461 gene encoding vacuolar protein-sorting-associated protein 25, with protein MGEIEWPWQYSFPPFFTLQPHAETKEKQLNAWKSLILEYYRTTKQAVVDIREIDSSPLFNNTSINRKLPSEVVLLILEELHKSGNAVPLDKPKQRWLVYWHTLEEWGEIIYNWVQENGFAGSVCTLFELTQGENTTDQEFYGLDTEVLIRSLRTLEASKKAELIMFDDNQGVKFF; from the exons ATGGGAGAAATCGAGTGGCCCTGGCAATACAGTTTCCCTCCATTCTTCAC ACTCCAACCTCATGCCGAAACAAAGGAGAAGCAATTGAATGCGTGGAAAAGTTTAATCTTGGAATATTATCGAACGACAAAACAAGCCGTCGTAGACATCAGAGAGATCGATTCCAGTCCTCTGTTCAACAACACTTCGATTAACA GAAAGCTGCCATCCGAAGTAGTTCTGCTCATTCTAGAAGAACTACACAAATCGGGAAACGCAGTACCCTTAGATAAACCTAAACAGAGATGGCTGGTTTACTGGCACACGCTCGAAGAATggggtgaaataatttataattgggTCCAAGAAAACGGTTTTGCTGGATCCGTCTGCACATTGTTTGAGCTAACCCAAGGGGAGAACACAACAGACCAAG aattttatggGCTGGATACAGAGGTCCTGATAAGGAGCCTCAGGACCCTTGAGGCGTCGAAAAAGGCCGAGTTAATTATGTTCGACGATAATCaaggagtgaaatttttctaa
- the LOC124416252 gene encoding uncharacterized protein LOC124416252 has protein sequence MRPCTYEFSRGRGTGVAEAIGNWGFSNSISSPGQELRRLQCLFAKMDSLRSTKKPMCVRYDCRNDPEAWEVKPSPHECKPAWTFPEKRPLIVYNSCADIIVVSNLVDVGSDLSYPIPGRSYMAQGSNKWYKRGPDCCPQPSCLAPQCPRPCCN, from the exons atgcGGCCTTGCACGTACGAATTTTCGAGAGGACGTGGAACGGGCGTTGCTGAAGCTATCGGCAACTGGGGGTTTTCCAACAGTATCTCTAGCCCCGGTCAAGAGCTTCGTCGCTTGCAATGTCTGTTCGCGAAAATGGACAGCCT TCGTTCCACAAAGAAGCCAATGTGCGTACGTTACGACTGCAGAAACGACCCGGAAGCTTGGGAAGTAAAACCTAGTCCTCACGAGTGTAAGCCTGCTTGGACTTTTCCTGAAAAACGACCCCTCATCGTTTACAACTCATGTGCTGATATCATTGTCGTATCAAATCTTGTTGACGTTGGGAGTGATCTGAGCTATCCGATACCCGGCCGCAGCTACATGGCACAAGGA TCCAACAAATGGTACAAGAGAGGTCCGGACTGTTGTCCGCAGCCGAGTTGCCTCGCCCCGCAGTGTCCGAGGCCCTGTTGCAACTGA
- the LOC124416448 gene encoding uncharacterized protein LOC124416448, which yields MAVLTLLHFGILLIVQGTLGIPWSARPAARYAGYDLERGPVLYEAYYPEEQEAESQPANTYQEKRYFDRPIVPEISYQIPSDPYELPYHSEVPSNRDEYYQPNSGHFSAFTRTRPQTVQRNNDEQRVEEYFLGGHSVNGFPVRENLGSSIVKDYSFSESQQSPYYINQDREESPIVEENEMDIEDEVQRIVPIDDQFIFGERPVKKVLDFTESFRNPNQNEVFNAQSVDSELNVRKQIQPLPMENIFEPRPQVINYVFSTPKNPNVLKPVLDITPEFEENDWPRNYGDNLIQDEIRQADEKELKQQEAKIDSIEVSQVPHHKIRHHHGERSKRNYVHQ from the exons ATGGCAGTTTTAACTCTTCTACATTTCGGCATTTTGTTGATTGTGCAAG GTACACTAGGAATACCATGGAGTGCTAGACCTGCAGCAAG GTACGCGGGATACGATTTGGAACGAGGGCCGGTACTATATGAAGCTTATTATCCCGAGGAACAGGAGGCCGAAAGTCAACCGGCGAATACGTATCAAGAAAAGAGATATTTCGATCGCCCAATTGTGCCCGAAATATCTTATCAGATACCATCTGACCCGTACGAACTTCCGTATCACTCTGAGGTGCCATCAAATCGTGATGAATATTACCAGCCAAATTCTGGACATTTCTCTGCCTTTACCAGAACTAGACCTCAAACTGTACAGAGGAACAACGACGAGCAACGGGTAGAAGAGTATTTCCTTGGCGGGCATTCGGTGAACGGATTTCCGGTAAGAGAGAATTTGGGATCTTCGATCGTCAAGGATTATTCATTCAGCGAATCTCAGCAAAGTCCTTATTATATCAACCAAGATCGGGAAGAGTCTCCGATTGTCGAAGAAAACGAAATGGATATTGAAGACGAGGTTCAACGCATAGTGCCGATTGACGATCAATTCATTTTTGGGGAGCGACCGGTGAAGAAAGTACTGGACTTTACGGAGTCCTTCAGGAATCCGAATCAAAACGAGGTATTCAATGCTCAGAGCGTTGATTCTGAGCTAAATGTTCGAAAACAGATTCAACCACTGccgatggaaaatatttttgagccGCGACCGCAGGTAATCAACTATGTGTTTTCTACACCGAAAAACCCAAATGTTTTAAAACCAGTTCTTGACATTACACCGGAATTCGAGGAGAATGATTGGCCAAGAAATTATGGCGATAATTTGATTCAAGATGAAATAAGACAGGCGGATGAAAAAGAGTTGAAGCAACAAGAAGCCAAGATTGATTCCATAGAAGTGAGTCAAGTACCGCATCACAAAATACGGCACCACCATGGAGAACGGTCCAAACGAAATTACGTGCACCAGTAG
- the LOC124416444 gene encoding splicing factor 45, translating into MSLYDDFDKHRTTEKVAGWSSGIKLLQSQLQLKKAATTQPKREQFRKASAVLAPVIDLKSKVNRDGERDEDSQTGNSLTLSGTNNVGVGGEFDWNVINEYDPMWPNEYEKVVKELRDIRDREHDQENELRKRRRDTTKFEDPQTSPGSNTMVAPERDEERTPTSRGVGGGAAIAPPPSLQEAPDLAPPPPPPRPQASNLGYGASSVAAKIMAKYGFKEGQGLGKKEQGMSVALQVEKTSKRGGRIVGEREQLMPPPPPMVPSPPLPVAVAPVPQPVVPQEEPSITEIMKSPSKVVLLRNMVGPGEVDEDLEPEVKDECNTKYGDVSRVMIHEVMDVPAEEAVRIFVEFKRIESAIKAVVDLNGRFFGGRQVRAGFYSCEKLDTLQLMD; encoded by the exons atgtCATTGTACGATGATTTTGATAAGCACCGAACAACAGAAAAAGTCGCAGGGTGGTCATCGGGTATTAAACTATTGCAGTCCCAGCTACAACTAAAAAAAGCGGCAACTACACAG ccAAAAAGAGAACAGTTCAGAAAAGCTTCGGCAGTTTTGGCACCTGTAATTGACTTGAAGTCAAAGGTTAACCGTGATGGTGAGAGAGATGAAGACTCACAAACAGGCAATTCTCTTACCCTTAGTGGTACAAATAATGTCGGAGTCGGAGGCGAGTTTGATTGGAAcgtaataaatgaatatgaCCCAATGTGGCCAAATGAGTATGAAAAAGTTGTTAAGGAATTACGTGATATTCGGGACAGAGAACACGACCAAGAAAATGAATTACGTAAACGCCGACGTGACACTACCAAATTTGAAGATCCACAG ACTTCCCCTGGTAGCAACACAATGGTCGCACCGGAAAGGGACGAGGAGAGAACACCAACTTCGAGAGGAGTGGGCGGCGGCGCAGCCATAGCACCCCCCCCATCCCTTCAAGAGGCACCAGATCTAgcacctcctccacctccaccccgACCGCAGGCATCGAATCTTGGCTATGGTGCTTCCTCCGTAGCTGCCAAGATCATGGCAAAATATGGCTTCAAAGAAGGCCAGGGTCTTGGTAAAAAGGAACAGGGAATGTCTGTTGCTTTACAAGTAGAAAAAACCAGCAAACGTGGTGGTAGGATAGTTGGTGAAAGAGAACAATTGATGCCTCCTCCACCACCCATGGTCCCTTCGCCACCACTGCCTGTAGCTGTAGCTCCTGTTCCACAACCTGTGGTTCCTCAAGAGGAGCCAAGCATTACGGAGATTATGAAATCACCCAGCAAG gtgGTGCTGTTACGAAATATGGTTGGACCAGGTGAGGTGGATGAAGATCTTGAGCCAGAGGTCAAGGACGAGTGTAATACAAAGTATGGGGATGTATCGCGTGTTATGATACACGAGGTGATGGATGTTCCGGCTGAAGAGGCAGTGCGTATATTTGTAGAATTTAAGAGAATAGAAAGTGCGATTAAAGCTGTGGTAGACTTGAACGGTCGCTTCTTTGGTGGAAGACAAGTCAGAGCTGGGTTTTATTCCTGTGAAAAATTGGACACCTTGCAACTGATGGATTAA
- the LOC124416455 gene encoding guanylate kinase-like isoform X2 has product MVVLHGVRLVKLGFCTMVQKGLRPLTICGPSGSGKSTLLKRLLEEYPDIFGFSVSHTTRSPRPGEEPGKHYYFTTKEQMQRDIDDGKFIESAIFSNNIYGTSKRAVEDVRRAGKVCVLDIDTQGVKQIRQTSLDPLLVFVKPPSIEELERRLRQRNTETEESLQRRLITAKSEMEFGAQPGYFHIIIENDNVEKAYEQLREFVIGEINSQRQAGALATYLLSMKASDDEDCSTRETEESKFVPSIMFVKSNSKGNL; this is encoded by the exons ATGGTGGTGCTACATGGAGTTCGATTGGTAAAATTAg GGTTTTGCACAATGGTTCAAAAAGGACTGCGGCCTTTAACTATCTGCGGACCTTCGGGTTCAGGGAAAAGTACATTGCTGAAACGTCTTTTGGAGGAATATCCTGACATATTTGGATTCTCCGTCTCACATACAACAAGAAGTCCTCGACCAGGCGAAGAGCCTGGTAAGCACTATTACTTCACCACTAAGGAACAAATGCAGCGAGATATTGATGACGGTAAATTTATTGAAAGCGCCATATTCAGCAACAACATATATGGAACTAG TAAACGTGCTGTCGAGGATGTTAGACGTGCTGGAAAAGTATGCGTACTGGATATCGACACCCAGGGAGTGAAACAAATACGACAAACTTCGCTTGATCCACTCCTTGTCTTTGTCAAACCTCCATCAATTGAAGAATTGGAACGCAGATTGAGACAGCGCAACACAGAAACGGAAGAATCATTGCAGCGAAGGTTAATCACAGCCAAATCTGAAATGGAATTTG GTGCCCAGCCAGGCTACTTccatataattattgaaaacgaCAATGTCGAAAAGGCCTACGAGCAGCTGCGTGAATTCGTAATTGGCGAAATTAACAGCCAACGTCAAGCAG GTGCTCTAGCGACGTATTTGCTGTCCATGAAGGCTTCGGACGATGAGGACTGCTCCACCAGAGAAACTGAGGAATCTAAATTTGTTCCGAGTATTATGTTTGTGAAAAGTAACTCTAAAGGAAATTTATGA
- the LOC124416455 gene encoding guanylate kinase-like isoform X3: MLNIRRFCTMVQKGLRPLTICGPSGSGKSTLLKRLLEEYPDIFGFSVSHTTRSPRPGEEPGKHYYFTTKEQMQRDIDDGKFIESAIFSNNIYGTSKRAVEDVRRAGKVCVLDIDTQGVKQIRQTSLDPLLVFVKPPSIEELERRLRQRNTETEESLQRRLITAKSEMEFGAQPGYFHIIIENDNVEKAYEQLREFVIGEINSQRQAGALATYLLSMKASDDEDCSTRETEESKFVPSIMFVKSNSKGNL, from the exons ATGCTTAATATTAGGC GGTTTTGCACAATGGTTCAAAAAGGACTGCGGCCTTTAACTATCTGCGGACCTTCGGGTTCAGGGAAAAGTACATTGCTGAAACGTCTTTTGGAGGAATATCCTGACATATTTGGATTCTCCGTCTCACATACAACAAGAAGTCCTCGACCAGGCGAAGAGCCTGGTAAGCACTATTACTTCACCACTAAGGAACAAATGCAGCGAGATATTGATGACGGTAAATTTATTGAAAGCGCCATATTCAGCAACAACATATATGGAACTAG TAAACGTGCTGTCGAGGATGTTAGACGTGCTGGAAAAGTATGCGTACTGGATATCGACACCCAGGGAGTGAAACAAATACGACAAACTTCGCTTGATCCACTCCTTGTCTTTGTCAAACCTCCATCAATTGAAGAATTGGAACGCAGATTGAGACAGCGCAACACAGAAACGGAAGAATCATTGCAGCGAAGGTTAATCACAGCCAAATCTGAAATGGAATTTG GTGCCCAGCCAGGCTACTTccatataattattgaaaacgaCAATGTCGAAAAGGCCTACGAGCAGCTGCGTGAATTCGTAATTGGCGAAATTAACAGCCAACGTCAAGCAG GTGCTCTAGCGACGTATTTGCTGTCCATGAAGGCTTCGGACGATGAGGACTGCTCCACCAGAGAAACTGAGGAATCTAAATTTGTTCCGAGTATTATGTTTGTGAAAAGTAACTCTAAAGGAAATTTATGA
- the LOC124416455 gene encoding guanylate kinase-like isoform X1: protein MKFIVSIGPAVNQFIKGFCTMVQKGLRPLTICGPSGSGKSTLLKRLLEEYPDIFGFSVSHTTRSPRPGEEPGKHYYFTTKEQMQRDIDDGKFIESAIFSNNIYGTSKRAVEDVRRAGKVCVLDIDTQGVKQIRQTSLDPLLVFVKPPSIEELERRLRQRNTETEESLQRRLITAKSEMEFGAQPGYFHIIIENDNVEKAYEQLREFVIGEINSQRQAGALATYLLSMKASDDEDCSTRETEESKFVPSIMFVKSNSKGNL, encoded by the exons ATGAAATTCATCGTTTCGATTGGCCCAGCTGTTAACCAGTTCATCAAAG GGTTTTGCACAATGGTTCAAAAAGGACTGCGGCCTTTAACTATCTGCGGACCTTCGGGTTCAGGGAAAAGTACATTGCTGAAACGTCTTTTGGAGGAATATCCTGACATATTTGGATTCTCCGTCTCACATACAACAAGAAGTCCTCGACCAGGCGAAGAGCCTGGTAAGCACTATTACTTCACCACTAAGGAACAAATGCAGCGAGATATTGATGACGGTAAATTTATTGAAAGCGCCATATTCAGCAACAACATATATGGAACTAG TAAACGTGCTGTCGAGGATGTTAGACGTGCTGGAAAAGTATGCGTACTGGATATCGACACCCAGGGAGTGAAACAAATACGACAAACTTCGCTTGATCCACTCCTTGTCTTTGTCAAACCTCCATCAATTGAAGAATTGGAACGCAGATTGAGACAGCGCAACACAGAAACGGAAGAATCATTGCAGCGAAGGTTAATCACAGCCAAATCTGAAATGGAATTTG GTGCCCAGCCAGGCTACTTccatataattattgaaaacgaCAATGTCGAAAAGGCCTACGAGCAGCTGCGTGAATTCGTAATTGGCGAAATTAACAGCCAACGTCAAGCAG GTGCTCTAGCGACGTATTTGCTGTCCATGAAGGCTTCGGACGATGAGGACTGCTCCACCAGAGAAACTGAGGAATCTAAATTTGTTCCGAGTATTATGTTTGTGAAAAGTAACTCTAAAGGAAATTTATGA